The following coding sequences are from one Gossypium raimondii isolate GPD5lz chromosome 4, ASM2569854v1, whole genome shotgun sequence window:
- the LOC128040407 gene encoding uncharacterized protein LOC128040407, which produces MQPALVYVARRREDRDVPNMITDTFFIFDAPYTTLIDICSTHFYVASFVSKNLGILVECTTGEIIVLSPLGQSVWVNRLYRNVLLEVQRVMFPANLIELLFWEFNLILGMDWFVLRTEDDQEVVVIGERRVYLSKDSSVKDIRTVREFLGVFPEELPSLPLNREVEFGIELLPGIALVSINLNRMAPKELVELKAQLQELLDHGFICPNVSPWGAPSYLDQFVVVFINDILVYSKTEDEDDEHLRRHYLYGERCIIYTNHNSLKYLLTQKELNLRQCRWIELLKDYDCTIEYHPCKVNVVANAVDSGSTFVFGLNKDGVVCFRGWVCVQNDYDLRQSILREAHNSPYAMHPGCNKMYQDLCELYWWPRFKREKIDFVTRFLTCQQVKDEHQLLLVVERIFYRYLSSPKITVSILASRLHLMKLCMVVSVVLRWIEFGERQVLGPELVSETEDKVSPWKKVLRFGRKDKLSPRFIGLYRILKRVGSMAYQLELPQKLGRIHDVFHVSMLRRCRFNPSNVVFVEEIEVRPNLMFEEESVQILDRAFNILKRKSTSLVNVLWRNHGTKEATWEPKNSMCH; this is translated from the exons ATGCAGCCTGCACTAGTTTATGTTGCTCGACGTCGAGAGGATAGAGACGTCCCTAATATGATCACGGAtacgttttttatttttgatgctCCATATACTACTTTAATAGACATATGTTCTACACACTTCTATGTAGCTAGTTTTGTTTCTAAGAACTTGGGGATTTTAGTTGAGTGTACTACTGGTGAAATTATTGTACTGAGTCCATTGGGGCAGTCTGTTTGGGTAAATAGACTTTATAGGAATGTTCTGTTGGAAGTACAAAGGGTTATGTTTCCGGCAAATCTGATAGAGCTACTGTTTTGGGAGTTTAacttaattctgggtatggactg GTTTGTTCTGAGGACCGAGGATGATCAAGAGGTGGTTGTGATTGGCGAGCGTCGAGTTTACTTGTCTAAG GACTCTTCTGTCAAGGATATCAGAACAGTTAGGGaatttttaggtgtttttcCTGAGGAGTTACCGAGTTTACCTCTGAATCGAGAAGTTGAGTTCGGCATTGAGCTTCTTCCAGGTATAGCTCTGGTGTCCATCAATCTAAACCGCATGGCACCGAAAGAACTTGTagagcttaaggctcaacttCAAGAGCTTCTGGATCATGGTTTCATCTGTCCTAAtgtgtctccgtggggagcACCG TCGTATCTGGATCAGTTCGTAGTGGTCTTCATTAATGATATTCTGGTCTACTCTAAGACTGAGGATGAGGatgatgagcatcttaga AGGCATTATCTGTacggtgagaggtgtatcatctatACTAATCACAATagcctcaagtacctccttactcagaaggagttgaatcttcGGCAATGTCGAtggattgagttgcttaaggattatgactgtacgatagagtatcatcctTGTAAGGTCAATGTGGTGGCCAATGCT GTTGATAGTGGCAGTACTTTTGTTTTTGGACTGAATAAGGATGGAGTTGTGTGTTTTCGAGGGTGGGTTTGTGTACAGAACGATTATGATCTAAGACAGTCGATTCTGAGGGAAGCGCATaatagcccttatgctatgcatcccggTTGCAATAAGATGTATCAGGATCTCTGTGAACTGTATTGGTGGCCGAGATTCAAACGTGAGAAAATAGATTTTGTTACTCGTTTTCTAACGTGTCAGCAAGTTAAGGATGAGCACCAGTTGCTTCTG GTAGTTGAGAGGATTTTCTACCGTTATCTGAGTTCGCCTAAAATAACAGTTTCCATTCTAGCATCCAGATTgcaccttatgaagctttgtatggtcgtaagtgttgTACTCCGCTGGATTGAGTTTGGTGAACGacaagttttgggtcctgagttggtttcCGAGACTGAAGATAAG gtatctccatggaagaaagttCTGCGCTTCGGTCGTAAGGACAAGTTAAGCCCTAGGTTCATCGGGTTATATCGGATTCTGAAGCGTGTGGGATCAATGGCTTATCAGTTAGAGTTACCTCAAAAATTAGGTCgtatccatgatgtgtttcacgtTTCAATGTTGAGACGGTGCCGGTTTAACCCATCTAACGTTGTCtttgttgaggagattgaggttagaccGAACTTGATGTTTGAGGAGGAGTCAGTTCAGATTTTGGATCGAGCTTTTAACATTCTGAAGAGGAAGTCCACCTCGTTGGTTAACGTTCTGTGGCGGAATCATGGCACTaaagaagccacgtgggaacctaAGAACTCGATGTGTCACTAG